The DNA window TCGCGAATATGCTCCCCTTCTGTACGAACAAAACGCTTTTGAATCTGTGGATTATCATAAACAGTCGTTTGCTGTAAAAAAGTGGGGACAACTTCCCGCCCTGTTGGCGCGTTGTCGGTGCGATAGGTATAAAAATCCGTTAAACCACTATCGACAATAGCTTGCGCGACAGCCTGACAACCAGCGCAACACATACAATGAGTTTCACCATTAATCCGCACAGGTAAATAAGTTTTTTCAGGGATGGGTAATCCACAATGATAACAATGGGTTTCTGACATCATGAAGGGACACAATTTAAGCGAAATGAAGAACAAACAATTATACACAGGTTCGTTTACTGTTTGGATTGATTCCCCATTGAAAACACAAGCGACGCTTAACCATCATACAAAGCATTTATAAAAACAATATAAAATAAAGCATTAGAGCTTACTGATAAACAACCTATTCTTTTTTGCTAAAAGGCAGATGAAATAACTTGCATAACATCTATAACGTGTTTATACTGTGTCTTCTCTGGTGCGAGGTGGAGCAGTCTGGCAGCTCGTCGGGCTCATAACCCGAAGGTCGTAGGTTCAAATCCTGCCCTCGCTACCAATCTTTTTTTCCCTTCTTAAAAATTTCCCTCATTTTTAGTACCTCTACAAAAATTCTCTATATCCCTAATACAATTGTTTTACCTGCATTTGCATTCATTTTTTGTTTACAGCGTTTCTAAAAAACCTGATAACAGATAAACATTACCCTATCGGTTATCAGGTTTGATAGTTTTTAAGAACTGACCGTTGCAGGATTTAGGTCTGATACTGATTTATCAACTTTTACCGTTTTTTCTGCAACACGCCGATAACGTCTATCCGTTGCCGATAAGACTCCCGCAAATGCCATTAATAACGCGCCTAGCCAAATCCAACGAATGAAAGGCTTATAATAAATTCGCACGCTCCACGCGCCCCCCCCTAAAGGTTCGCCCATAGAAACATAAATATCACGGAATAACCCTGCATCGATACCCGCTTCAGTCATGGGCATTGTACGTACTAAGTACATGCGTTTTTCTGGATGTAAAACGGTCACATCTTTTCCATCTTTCTGCACACGTACTGTTGCTCGTTCTGCGGTGTAGTTTGAACCTTGTATATGCTCAGTTTTTTCAAAAATGAAATGAAATCCAGCAACATCTAATTCGACATTAGGTTCTAAACGTACATCTTCTTCAACACTATAAGCATTCGTCAGCGTCACGCCAACAACAAACACCGCAACGCCAAAATGCGCAATGCTCATACCGTAAAAACTGCGTGGTAAATCGCGTAACCCTTGCCAAAAGCTAGGTTTATGTTTGGTTTTCTCTAATAAGTCTTTTACGATAGTTAATAAAATCCAGAAAGCAACCGCAAGACCTGGAAAGACGATTAATCCTGCTTCGCCTAAATAGAACACAGGCACGGCAATGCCTAAAACAATACTGAGTAAGAGGAGAAACCAAAGTTGTTTGATTAAACGTTGAGGTTTATCACTCTTCCAACGAGTTAGTGAGCCAATTCCTAATAAAATCAGTAAGGGAGCCATCAGGAAGAAAAAGACTTTATTAAAGTAGGGAGGCCCTACGGATAATTTGCCTAAATTAAGCGCGTCTAAAAACAAGGGGTAGAGCGTGCCGATGAGAATACAGGCAGTGGTGACAACAAGGAAAATATTGTTAAGCAGTAATAAAGTTTCTTTAGAAAACAGTTCAAAATGTCCGCCTTGTCCCATGCTCGGTGCACGCCATGCGTACAAGAACAGGGAAATACCGATAACAATACCTAAGAAAATCAGAATAAATGTGCCTCTGGTTGGGTCTGTTGCAAAGGCATGAACCGAGGTTAAGACACCAGAGCGAACAAGGAATGTCCCTAATAAACTGAGTGAAAAGGCAATAATGGCAAGTAAAACTGTCCAGCTTTTGAATGCGCTACGTTTTTCGGTAACAGCGAGGGAATGTAATAAAGCAGTACCGACCAACCAAGGCATAAAGGAGGCGTTTTCGACAGGATCCCAAAACCACCAACCGCCCCAGCCTAATTCGTAGTAAGCCCACCAACTGCCTAATGCAATACCAATAGTTAAAAATACCCACGCAATCAATGTCCAAGGACGTGACCACCGTGCCCACGCACTGTCTAATTGCCCACTGAGTAAAGCGGCAATGGCGAAGCTAAAGGCAACGGAAAAACCAACATAACCCATGTATAACATGGGAGGATGAATAATTAATCCAGGGTCTTGTAATAAGGGGTTTAAGTCGCGTCCATTTGCAGGGGCATCCGCTAAACGCTCAAAAGGATTTGAGGTTGCAATGAGAAAGAGCAGGAAACCTACACTAATAAATCCCATGACACTTAAAACACGAGCAACGGTAACAGGTGGTAAGTTACGGCTAAAACTGGCAACGGCGACTGTCCAAAATCCTAAGGTTAACACCCAGAGGAGGAGAGAGCCTTCATGTCCACCCCAAACACTGACAATGCGATAAATCAGTGGTAGCTGTGAGTTGGAGTTCTGCGCAACATAACTGACGGAAAAGTCGTTAGTAATAAAGGCATAAGTTAAACAAGCGTAAGCAAGTAAAACAAAGACAAGTTGTCCTGCAGCAGCTGGGCGGGCAACGGCTACCCAGTTAGGAATTTGACGGGCGGCCCCTATCAAAGGAAAAATGAGTTGTACCACTGCTAAACATAAAGCAAGGATTAACGCGAAGTGTCCGAGTTCTGGAATCATAAATAAAACCGAGCTAAAAAAGGGGAAGATAGCTTATTCTTGCGGGGCTTTGGCTTTTTCTAATTGAGCCGCTTTGATAGCGGCAGCCGCTTCAGGAGGCATATATTTTTCATCATGTTTGGCTAATACTTCAGAGGCTTGAAAAACACCATTAGTATTTAATTGACCGATAGCGACAACGCCTTGTCCTTCACGAAATAAATCAGGTAAAATTCCTGTATATTCAACGGGCATCGTTTTTACTGTATCGGTCACGGTAAATTTAACGGTCAGGCTTTCTGATGAACGTTGCAAACTGCCTGTTGTGACCATGCCACCGATTCGAATCGTTTTATCCGCAGGGGCTTTACCATCTAAAATCTCGCTAGGCGTGAAAAAGTAAAGCAT is part of the Beggiatoa alba B18LD genome and encodes:
- a CDS encoding heme lyase CcmF/NrfE family subunit; this translates as MIPELGHFALILALCLAVVQLIFPLIGAARQIPNWVAVARPAAAGQLVFVLLAYACLTYAFITNDFSVSYVAQNSNSQLPLIYRIVSVWGGHEGSLLLWVLTLGFWTVAVASFSRNLPPVTVARVLSVMGFISVGFLLFLIATSNPFERLADAPANGRDLNPLLQDPGLIIHPPMLYMGYVGFSVAFSFAIAALLSGQLDSAWARWSRPWTLIAWVFLTIGIALGSWWAYYELGWGGWWFWDPVENASFMPWLVGTALLHSLAVTEKRSAFKSWTVLLAIIAFSLSLLGTFLVRSGVLTSVHAFATDPTRGTFILIFLGIVIGISLFLYAWRAPSMGQGGHFELFSKETLLLLNNIFLVVTTACILIGTLYPLFLDALNLGKLSVGPPYFNKVFFFLMAPLLILLGIGSLTRWKSDKPQRLIKQLWFLLLLSIVLGIAVPVFYLGEAGLIVFPGLAVAFWILLTIVKDLLEKTKHKPSFWQGLRDLPRSFYGMSIAHFGVAVFVVGVTLTNAYSVEEDVRLEPNVELDVAGFHFIFEKTEHIQGSNYTAERATVRVQKDGKDVTVLHPEKRMYLVRTMPMTEAGIDAGLFRDIYVSMGEPLGGGAWSVRIYYKPFIRWIWLGALLMAFAGVLSATDRRYRRVAEKTVKVDKSVSDLNPATVSS
- the ccmE gene encoding cytochrome c maturation protein CcmE; this translates as MASFITMNKKHKQRFFIVLLVIVGVSATVGLAISAFSENMLYFFTPSEILDGKAPADKTIRIGGMVTTGSLQRSSESLTVKFTVTDTVKTMPVEYTGILPDLFREGQGVVAIGQLNTNGVFQASEVLAKHDEKYMPPEAAAAIKAAQLEKAKAPQE